One part of the Moorena sp. SIOASIH genome encodes these proteins:
- a CDS encoding glycoside hydrolase, with the protein MSHPLYVAFIWHQHQPIYKSHNGTSVASGQYHLPWVRLHGTKDYLDLVLLLESYPKLHQTVNLVPTLILQLEDYIAGTAFDPYLTLALTSTEQLNQHQKQFIIEHFFDSNHYTLIDPHPRYRELYESRQDKGKEWCLNNWTLEDYSDLLAWHNLAWIDPLFWDDPDIARWLEQGRNFTLSDRQRIYSKQREILSRIIPQHRKMQDVGQLEITTSPYTHPILPLLVDTNSGRVAVPEMSLPQQRFQWEEDIPRHLQKAWQIYTEKFGRAPRGLWPSEQSVSPEIIPYIAEAGFNWMCSDEVVLGCSINHCFERDERGNVTEPELLYRPYRLETDHKDLVIVFRDHRLSDLIGFTYGSMSPTKATADFVGHLDGIRASLAIAECNPDTSKPEQSEACSGLEQPWLVTIALDGENCWENYSEDGLPFLKSLYQTLSDHPDIKLVTVSEFIEQFSPTETIPASQLHSGSWVDGSFTTWIGDPVKNRAWDLLSAARQTLANHPEATEENNPEVWEALYAAEGSDWFWWFGEGHSSNQDAVFDQLFREHLSGIYRALNEPMPPNLKHPLVSLQVP; encoded by the coding sequence ATGTCTCATCCTCTATACGTTGCCTTTATCTGGCATCAGCACCAACCGATTTATAAATCCCACAACGGTACCTCGGTGGCATCAGGGCAATATCATCTACCTTGGGTGCGCCTACATGGCACGAAAGATTACCTAGATTTGGTGCTGCTCCTAGAGAGCTACCCTAAGTTGCATCAAACGGTTAATCTAGTACCAACTCTAATTTTGCAACTGGAAGATTACATTGCTGGTACTGCTTTCGATCCTTATCTGACCCTAGCGCTAACCTCCACTGAACAACTGAATCAACACCAGAAGCAATTTATCATCGAACATTTCTTTGATAGCAATCACTACACCCTGATTGACCCCCATCCCCGTTATCGGGAACTGTATGAGAGCCGCCAGGATAAAGGGAAAGAGTGGTGCCTAAACAATTGGACACTAGAGGATTACAGCGATCTACTAGCATGGCATAACCTAGCGTGGATTGATCCGTTGTTTTGGGATGATCCCGATATTGCTAGATGGTTGGAGCAGGGGCGAAACTTCACTTTGTCAGACCGACAGCGAATTTACTCCAAGCAAAGAGAAATCCTCAGCCGCATCATCCCCCAACACCGGAAAATGCAAGATGTTGGTCAACTGGAAATAACTACAAGTCCCTATACTCACCCGATTCTACCGTTGTTAGTGGATACCAATTCTGGTCGTGTGGCTGTTCCTGAGATGAGTCTACCCCAACAGCGATTTCAGTGGGAGGAGGATATTCCCCGACACCTCCAGAAGGCTTGGCAGATCTATACAGAAAAATTTGGACGAGCTCCACGTGGGCTATGGCCTTCCGAACAGTCAGTCAGTCCTGAAATTATACCTTACATTGCCGAAGCTGGGTTTAATTGGATGTGCTCTGATGAAGTAGTATTGGGTTGCAGTATCAACCACTGTTTCGAACGGGATGAGAGAGGGAATGTTACCGAACCAGAGTTACTTTACCGCCCTTATCGTCTAGAAACAGATCACAAAGACCTAGTGATTGTGTTTCGAGACCACCGCTTATCAGATTTGATTGGCTTTACCTATGGGTCAATGTCACCGACTAAGGCAACGGCTGATTTCGTGGGACATTTAGACGGGATTCGCGCTTCCCTTGCGATCGCAGAGTGTAACCCTGACACTTCGAAACCCGAGCAATCTGAGGCATGCAGCGGTTTAGAGCAGCCTTGGCTAGTCACGATTGCTTTAGATGGAGAGAATTGCTGGGAAAACTATTCCGAAGATGGTTTACCCTTCCTCAAATCCCTCTATCAAACTCTGAGTGATCATCCTGATATCAAACTCGTAACGGTTTCTGAGTTTATCGAACAATTTTCCCCTACAGAAACTATTCCGGCAAGTCAGCTACATAGTGGTTCCTGGGTAGATGGTAGCTTCACCACTTGGATTGGTGACCCAGTCAAGAATCGAGCCTGGGACTTACTCAGTGCAGCACGACAAACCTTAGCCAACCATCCGGAAGCCACGGAAGAAAATAATCCAGAAGTTTGGGAAGCCTTGTATGCAGCAGAAGGTTCTGACTGGTTTTGGTGGTTTGGTGAGGGTCATTCGTCCAACCAAGATGCCGTCTTTGACCAGCTGTTCCGGGAACATTTGTCAGGGATTTACCGAGCACTGAATGAGCCAATGCCACCTAATCTCAAACACCCCTTAGTATCTCTTCAGGTACCTTGA
- a CDS encoding 2-phosphosulfolactate phosphatase family protein encodes MKLSIYHTPEETPTDTLPDCAIAIDVLRATTTMATALNAGAEAVQVFSDIDQLMKISEQWPTDKRLRAGERGGKMVEGCDMGNSPLICTPERVDGRRLFISTTNGTRALQRVQNSPVVLAAALVNRVAAVEYLLTHKPDTIWLVGSGWEGAYSLEDTVCAGAISQRLMEETGDSVDDIAGNDEVIGAIALYSQWQDKLLDMFYHASHGKRLLRLNGHEDLKYCAQTDVLDALPIQKEPGVLVKNPVIG; translated from the coding sequence GTGAAGCTATCTATCTACCACACCCCGGAAGAAACTCCCACAGACACCTTACCAGACTGTGCGATCGCAATTGACGTCCTGCGAGCCACGACGACCATGGCTACAGCTTTAAATGCTGGTGCTGAAGCCGTGCAAGTGTTCAGTGATATCGACCAGTTAATGAAAATCAGCGAACAATGGCCCACTGACAAACGGCTACGAGCTGGGGAAAGGGGTGGGAAAATGGTAGAGGGCTGTGATATGGGTAACTCGCCCTTAATTTGCACACCTGAGCGAGTAGATGGAAGGCGACTATTCATCAGTACCACCAACGGTACCCGTGCTTTACAGCGTGTCCAAAATTCCCCGGTAGTCCTAGCAGCAGCCTTAGTGAATCGTGTCGCAGCAGTGGAGTATTTACTGACCCACAAACCAGATACTATTTGGCTAGTGGGGTCAGGTTGGGAAGGAGCCTACTCCCTAGAAGACACGGTTTGTGCTGGGGCGATTAGTCAAAGACTTATGGAAGAAACCGGAGACTCAGTGGATGACATTGCTGGTAATGATGAAGTAATTGGTGCGATCGCACTTTACTCCCAGTGGCAAGATAAATTACTAGATATGTTCTATCACGCTAGTCACGGAAAACGGCTGCTGCGGCTGAATGGTCATGAAGATTTAAAGTATTGCGCTCAAACTGATGTATTAGACGCTTTACCGATTCAGAAAGAACCAGGGGTTTTGGTTAAAAACCCAGTTATCGGGTAG
- the pheS gene encoding phenylalanine--tRNA ligase subunit alpha: protein MTSLNEIETQLATLKEEATIAIASADTLEQLEQLRINYLGKKGQLSQILRGMGKLAPADRPKIGAIANVVKETLQQNLEQRLQDLKAAEIQAKLRSETLDVTMPGVYRPQGRIHPLNSTIDRALDIFVGLGYTIATGPEMETDYYNFESLNTPPDHPARDMQDTFYLPDGNLLRTHTSSVQIRYMENHEPPIRIVAPGRVYRRDTVDATHSAVFHQIELLAVDEGITFTDLKGTLKEFLEAMFGEELEVRFRASYFPFTEPSAEVDVQWKGKWLEVMGCGMVDPNVLKAVGYDPEIYTGFAAGFGVERFAMVLHQIDDIRRLYNSDLRFLKQF, encoded by the coding sequence ATGACAAGCCTCAACGAGATTGAGACCCAACTAGCTACACTCAAAGAAGAAGCAACCATTGCGATCGCTTCTGCTGATACCTTGGAACAATTGGAACAGTTGCGCATTAATTACCTAGGCAAGAAAGGGCAACTGTCTCAGATATTGCGGGGAATGGGTAAGTTAGCACCAGCAGACCGACCTAAGATTGGTGCGATCGCAAATGTTGTCAAAGAAACCCTCCAGCAGAACCTAGAGCAGAGGCTCCAAGACCTGAAAGCAGCTGAAATTCAGGCAAAATTGCGATCAGAAACCCTGGATGTGACTATGCCAGGGGTATATCGTCCCCAAGGTCGAATTCACCCCCTCAATAGCACCATTGATCGGGCATTAGATATTTTTGTTGGTTTAGGCTACACCATTGCTACTGGCCCAGAGATGGAGACAGATTACTATAACTTTGAGTCCCTTAATACTCCCCCTGACCATCCGGCTCGGGATATGCAAGATACCTTCTACTTGCCGGATGGGAATTTGCTGCGTACCCATACCTCTTCGGTGCAGATTCGCTACATGGAAAACCATGAGCCACCGATTCGGATTGTGGCACCTGGTCGAGTTTATCGACGGGATACGGTAGATGCTACCCACTCGGCAGTGTTCCATCAGATAGAACTGTTGGCAGTGGATGAAGGGATAACCTTTACCGACCTCAAAGGAACCCTTAAGGAATTTTTGGAAGCAATGTTTGGGGAAGAGTTAGAAGTACGTTTCCGTGCCAGTTATTTTCCTTTCACTGAACCTTCAGCAGAGGTGGATGTGCAGTGGAAGGGGAAATGGTTAGAAGTGATGGGTTGCGGTATGGTTGACCCCAATGTACTCAAGGCTGTAGGCTATGATCCTGAAATTTATACAGGTTTCGCTGCTGGTTTTGGAGTAGAACGTTTTGCCATGGTTCTGCACCAGATTGATGATATTCGTCGATTGTACAACAGTGATCTGCGCTTTTTGAAGCAGTTTTAG
- the surE gene encoding 5'/3'-nucleotidase SurE, producing MKLLISNDDGIFALGVRTLANTLAEAGHNVTVVCPDRERSATGHGLTLHDPIRAEVIDNIFHPKVTAWSCSGTPSDCVKLALWALMDSAPDLVLSGINHGSNLGTDVLYSGTVSAAMEGVIGGIASIAFSIASYTSKEFQVAASFAKTLLNQLSEQPLPKTTLLNVNVPPVKLSEIAGIAITRQGIRRYIENFEKRVDPRGKIYYWLAGEVIEDVEQPDHIHLPQDIPTDVQAIRNNYITITPLQYNLTDTARVYHLKQLKLGQDEGCSP from the coding sequence ATGAAATTGCTGATCAGCAACGATGATGGTATCTTCGCCCTTGGTGTACGTACCCTTGCCAACACCCTCGCTGAAGCGGGGCACAATGTTACCGTAGTATGTCCTGACCGAGAGCGCTCAGCAACTGGTCACGGTTTGACCCTCCATGACCCGATCCGTGCTGAAGTTATAGATAACATCTTTCATCCCAAGGTTACTGCTTGGTCTTGTTCTGGAACCCCTTCAGACTGTGTAAAGCTGGCTTTGTGGGCATTAATGGATAGTGCGCCAGATTTAGTGCTTTCTGGCATTAACCACGGCTCTAACCTGGGTACTGATGTCCTCTACTCTGGCACTGTCTCAGCCGCTATGGAAGGGGTAATCGGAGGGATTGCCAGCATTGCCTTCAGTATAGCCAGCTACACCTCAAAGGAGTTTCAAGTAGCGGCTTCGTTTGCGAAAACTCTCCTAAATCAGCTGTCCGAGCAACCCTTACCAAAAACAACATTACTCAATGTGAACGTGCCACCTGTTAAACTTTCCGAAATAGCTGGTATTGCCATTACCCGTCAAGGGATTCGTCGTTACATTGAGAATTTTGAGAAACGAGTTGATCCCCGAGGTAAAATCTATTACTGGTTAGCTGGTGAAGTTATTGAGGATGTGGAACAACCCGATCATATTCACTTACCTCAAGATATCCCTACTGATGTTCAGGCAATTCGCAACAACTACATTACCATCACCCCTTTACAATATAACCTCACTGATACCGCTAGGGTGTATCACTTGAAGCAGTTGAAACTGGGTCAGGATGAAGGATGTTCGCCGTAG
- a CDS encoding HD domain-containing phosphohydrolase, giving the protein MLRSGDADILNFLEQIQLARNVPIGLRCYRLRTMCMHFGRWLKLEPESMRQLVFLCYCHGLGKISIPDQILFKTEPLTEKEWTKVKEYPEVSELICNQHPLLKEFAFLVRTHQERLNGTGYPDGLRGEKIPYIVQVFQLVNAADAIISKRLYRNRSDPPGIRPYWKQAVAEITKEIKVGARDPELCEKFFRFLELYYRGGG; this is encoded by the coding sequence ATGCTTCGTTCTGGGGACGCCGATATCCTAAATTTCCTTGAACAAATCCAGTTGGCTCGCAACGTCCCGATTGGCTTAAGGTGCTATCGTCTGCGAACTATGTGCATGCATTTTGGGCGCTGGTTAAAGTTAGAGCCAGAATCAATGCGTCAGCTGGTTTTTTTGTGCTATTGCCACGGTTTAGGGAAAATTAGCATTCCCGATCAGATCCTGTTCAAAACAGAACCGCTGACAGAAAAGGAGTGGACAAAAGTTAAGGAGTATCCTGAAGTTTCAGAACTGATTTGTAACCAGCATCCCCTCCTCAAGGAGTTTGCCTTCTTAGTGCGTACCCACCAAGAGAGGCTGAATGGCACTGGTTATCCGGATGGGTTGCGTGGTGAAAAAATTCCTTACATTGTTCAGGTCTTTCAGCTGGTGAATGCGGCAGATGCTATCATCAGCAAGCGGCTATATCGTAACCGTAGTGATCCCCCAGGCATTCGCCCCTACTGGAAACAGGCTGTAGCAGAAATTACCAAAGAAATAAAAGTTGGGGCAAGAGATCCAGAACTCTGTGAAAAGTTTTTCCGCTTTCTTGAACTGTACTATCGAGGCGGTGGTTGA
- the hflX gene encoding GTPase HflX, translating to MYHQRLPSDNLTTPEFAQRVAAISTDIQQPLCTYINRRGQVIRVAVGTPTQTKIPPLELPRYGAERLCGIRCIATQLKSETPRESTLTAMAIQRLDALVVLTITGSGMIRRGGGATGYIKETYLAHLLPPSNSQGNNKVDSKLLNWSVSSPMSLDILTKQDFQELVEELEAEFRRQFVAQQVDVDQDRVLIIGLMTEHISPERFEDGLAEIGRLVETAGGEVLGVIQQKRTHPHPQTVVGSGKVEEIALTTQTLAANLVVFDRDLSPAQARNLESQIGVRVVDRTEVILDIFAQRAQSRAGKLQVELAQLEYMLPRLTGRGQAMSRLGGGIGTRGPGETKLETERRSIQRRIARLQQEVNQLQAHRSRLRQRRQQQDVPTVAVVGYTNAGKSTLLNTLTNAEVYTADQLFATLDPTTRRLPIVDSVTGKSSGMLLIDTVGFIHELPPPLVDSFRATLEEVTEADALLHLVDLSHSAWASHIRSVMGILRDMPITPGPILVVFNKIDQVESDTLALAKEEFPQGVFISASKRLGLETLRQKLVELVHYAIATQ from the coding sequence TTGTATCACCAACGCTTACCTAGCGATAACTTGACTACACCGGAGTTTGCTCAACGTGTTGCAGCCATTAGCACAGATATTCAACAGCCCCTATGCACCTACATCAATCGCCGGGGACAAGTGATTCGTGTGGCTGTAGGTACCCCTACTCAGACCAAAATTCCTCCCCTGGAATTGCCCCGTTACGGTGCTGAACGATTGTGCGGGATTCGCTGTATCGCCACTCAGCTCAAATCAGAAACCCCTAGAGAATCTACCCTCACGGCTATGGCAATTCAGCGATTGGATGCATTGGTGGTACTTACGATTACTGGGTCAGGTATGATCAGGCGGGGTGGTGGAGCAACAGGTTATATCAAAGAAACTTATCTCGCACATTTGCTCCCTCCTAGTAACTCACAAGGAAACAATAAGGTAGACTCTAAACTCCTAAATTGGAGTGTATCATCACCCATGAGTCTGGATATTCTGACCAAGCAGGATTTCCAGGAATTGGTCGAAGAGCTAGAAGCTGAGTTTCGACGGCAATTTGTGGCTCAGCAAGTCGATGTTGACCAAGATAGGGTGCTGATTATAGGATTAATGACTGAACACATCAGCCCAGAGCGATTTGAAGATGGCTTAGCAGAAATTGGGCGGTTGGTGGAAACCGCTGGTGGAGAAGTATTAGGGGTAATCCAGCAAAAGCGTACGCATCCCCATCCCCAAACAGTAGTTGGTAGCGGTAAGGTAGAGGAAATTGCCCTGACTACCCAAACTCTAGCCGCTAATCTGGTAGTATTTGACCGCGACCTATCACCAGCACAAGCTCGCAACCTAGAATCCCAAATTGGTGTTCGGGTTGTAGACCGTACTGAAGTGATTCTCGATATTTTCGCCCAACGAGCTCAGTCCCGTGCTGGTAAATTGCAGGTGGAACTGGCACAACTAGAATATATGTTGCCTCGCCTTACTGGTCGGGGTCAGGCAATGTCCCGGTTAGGAGGTGGCATTGGTACTCGTGGTCCGGGTGAAACCAAACTGGAAACCGAACGTCGCTCCATTCAGCGTCGAATTGCCCGACTTCAACAAGAAGTAAACCAATTACAGGCTCATCGGTCAAGGTTAAGGCAGCGCCGTCAGCAACAGGACGTTCCGACAGTGGCGGTCGTTGGTTATACAAATGCGGGCAAATCTACCCTGTTGAATACCCTAACCAATGCTGAGGTTTATACCGCTGACCAGTTATTTGCTACTCTTGACCCCACCACCAGACGCTTACCTATTGTTGACTCAGTAACTGGTAAATCTAGCGGTATGCTATTGATCGATACGGTAGGGTTTATTCACGAGTTACCCCCACCCTTAGTAGATTCATTTCGGGCTACCCTCGAGGAAGTAACAGAAGCAGATGCTTTGCTGCATTTAGTGGATTTATCCCATTCAGCGTGGGCTAGTCACATTCGTTCTGTAATGGGAATTCTAAGGGATATGCCCATTACACCAGGACCGATTTTAGTGGTATTTAATAAAATTGACCAAGTAGAAAGTGATACCCTAGCGTTAGCGAAAGAAGAATTTCCTCAAGGAGTGTTTATATCTGCTAGTAAACGTCTTGGACTGGAGACATTGCGTCAGAAACTAGTTGAGTTAGTTCACTATGCGATCGCAACTCAATAA
- the glp gene encoding gephyrin-like molybdotransferase Glp, whose protein sequence is MLAVQEAESIILNLVQPFDPRLETQVVELSAATNRILAATVTSNLDFPHWDNSAMDGYAVRYSDVQSCNREQPVVLTIVEEIPAGYQPQCEVKPGQASRIFTGGCMPKGSDTVVIQENTKLQDNQVVILEAPQPQAFVRHRASFYQAQTSLMKPGIRLGAPEIAVLAAAQCNQLTVYRRPRVAIFSTGNELVTPDQPLKPGQIVDSNQYALATFVSLLGGVPIPMGIVRDQPDDLKNAIANAISEADMVLSTGGVSVGDYDYVDKILAQLGAEIHIHSVAVKPGKPLTVATFTSPLPNSPEESDLSSTPSCSKRPVLYFGLPGNPVSALVSCWRFVKPALLKLSGLPEEVSKPVFVKAIASNDLHAGGSRETYLWGQLCLDAAGAYEFHLASGSHSSGNLINLAQTNGLAVVPIGKTLIRAGESVLVLQVGEGLARAKGNIKSG, encoded by the coding sequence ATGCTAGCAGTTCAAGAAGCAGAGTCAATCATTCTCAATTTGGTTCAACCCTTTGACCCACGGCTGGAAACACAGGTGGTAGAGCTATCTGCTGCCACTAATAGAATTCTGGCAGCAACAGTGACCAGTAACTTAGATTTTCCCCACTGGGATAATTCAGCCATGGATGGGTATGCCGTGCGTTATAGCGATGTCCAATCCTGCAATCGCGAACAACCAGTAGTTTTAACTATTGTCGAAGAAATCCCTGCTGGATATCAACCCCAATGTGAAGTCAAACCCGGACAAGCGTCACGGATTTTTACTGGAGGTTGTATGCCAAAAGGATCTGATACGGTGGTGATCCAAGAAAACACCAAGCTCCAGGACAACCAGGTGGTGATTTTGGAGGCTCCCCAACCCCAAGCGTTTGTCCGTCATCGGGCATCTTTTTACCAAGCCCAAACGAGTCTTATGAAACCAGGCATTAGGCTTGGTGCTCCAGAAATTGCCGTCTTAGCTGCAGCTCAGTGTAACCAATTGACAGTGTATCGGCGTCCTCGGGTGGCAATTTTTTCCACTGGCAACGAGCTAGTAACCCCTGACCAACCCCTAAAACCTGGTCAAATTGTGGATTCTAATCAGTATGCCTTGGCTACCTTTGTCTCCCTCTTGGGAGGAGTACCCATACCTATGGGGATTGTGCGCGATCAGCCAGACGATCTAAAAAATGCGATCGCAAACGCTATCTCCGAAGCAGATATGGTTCTATCTACTGGCGGTGTATCAGTGGGAGATTATGACTATGTAGACAAAATCTTAGCCCAGCTCGGGGCAGAGATTCACATCCACTCGGTTGCCGTTAAACCCGGTAAACCCCTAACAGTTGCTACCTTTACCTCCCCCTTGCCTAATTCCCCAGAAGAAAGTGATCTTTCTAGTACTCCTTCGTGTTCAAAACGTCCAGTACTTTACTTTGGTCTACCTGGGAATCCCGTTTCAGCACTAGTCAGTTGTTGGCGGTTTGTTAAACCAGCACTGTTAAAACTATCTGGTTTACCGGAGGAAGTCTCGAAACCAGTTTTTGTCAAAGCGATCGCATCTAATGACTTACATGCTGGTGGAAGCCGGGAAACTTACCTGTGGGGACAACTGTGTTTAGATGCAGCTGGTGCCTACGAATTTCATCTGGCTAGTGGTAGTCATAGTTCTGGTAATTTGATTAATCTTGCTCAGACCAATGGTCTAGCGGTGGTGCCAATCGGTAAAACCTTGATTCGGGCTGGTGAATCAGTATTAGTCTTACAGGTAGGGGAAGGTTTGGCTAGGGCAAAAGGTAATATCAAATCTGGTTGA